A part of Ptychodera flava strain L36383 chromosome 11, AS_Pfla_20210202, whole genome shotgun sequence genomic DNA contains:
- the LOC139143085 gene encoding ankyrin repeat, SAM and basic leucine zipper domain-containing protein 1-like isoform X1: MQQQPNSSSFIVHRSRKATTDNKEQLNKTIILAVRSGDVKETEELINKGADIDITENGRNLLMLAISNEQKDVAKLLISRGINLNYRNNQPGDHDQYKSGLDLAEEKGWDDIYELIERTSLANKNIPMAVDDGDAKLTKSLLGQGADINTITDTGESLLMRAIRHRHWEVCELLINQGIDVAYVLELKHETSNGKYETTRETARTYALRYQMPDVIQLIDKKLEEYKEQGITVDDRKEEPTRGNKEKIMNDKEPGTQKQSHTCRVL, encoded by the exons TAGTTTCATTGTACACCGGTCACGAAAGGCAACAACTGACAACAAGGAGCAACTCAACAAG ACTATAATTTTAGCGGTACGAAGCGGAGATGTCAAAGAAACCGAGGAACTGATTAACAAGGGCGCTGATATCGATATCACTGAG aACGGCAGAAATCTGCTCATGCTTGCTATATCAAACGAACAGAAAGATGTTGCCAAACTATTGATATCAAGAGGGATTAATCTTAATTACAGAAACAATCAG CCAGGTGACCATGATCAGTACAAATCAGGCCTTGATTTGGCCGAGGAGAAGGGATGGGATGATATCTATGAGCTCATCGAAAGAACGTCACTTGCTAATAAG AATATTCCCATGGCTGTTGACGACGGGGACGCAAAGCTCACGAAGAGTTTATTAGGGCAAGGGGCGGACATCAACACGATA ACTGATACCGGTGAATCCCTGCTGATGAGGGCGATTCGTCACAGACACTGGGAGGTGTGCGAACTACTCATAAACCAGGGAATTGATGTCGCCTACGTACTCGAG TTGAAGCACGAAACCTCGAACGGAAAATATGAAACAACGAGAGAGACCGCGAGGACGTACGCCCTCAGGTATCAGATGCCTGACGTCATACAGCTAATAGACAAGAAACTCGAAGAATACAAAGAACAG GGAATTACAGTTGACGACAGAAAAGAAGAACCGACGCGGGGAAATAAAGAA AAAATCATGAATGATAAGGAGCCGGGCACCCAGAAACAATCCCATACCTGCAGGGTTTTGTAG
- the LOC139143085 gene encoding ankyrin repeat, SAM and basic leucine zipper domain-containing protein 1-like isoform X3, with protein MYSSRRRFIVHRSRKATTDNKEQLNKTIILAVRSGDVKETEELINKGADIDITENGRNLLMLAISNEQKDVAKLLISRGINLNYRNNQPGDHDQYKSGLDLAEEKGWDDIYELIERTSLANKNIPMAVDDGDAKLTKSLLGQGADINTITDTGESLLMRAIRHRHWEVCELLINQGIDVAYVLELKHETSNGKYETTRETARTYALRYQMPDVIQLIDKKLEEYKEQGITVDDRKEEPTRGNKEKIMNDKEPGTQKQSHTCRVL; from the exons TTTCATTGTACACCGGTCACGAAAGGCAACAACTGACAACAAGGAGCAACTCAACAAG ACTATAATTTTAGCGGTACGAAGCGGAGATGTCAAAGAAACCGAGGAACTGATTAACAAGGGCGCTGATATCGATATCACTGAG aACGGCAGAAATCTGCTCATGCTTGCTATATCAAACGAACAGAAAGATGTTGCCAAACTATTGATATCAAGAGGGATTAATCTTAATTACAGAAACAATCAG CCAGGTGACCATGATCAGTACAAATCAGGCCTTGATTTGGCCGAGGAGAAGGGATGGGATGATATCTATGAGCTCATCGAAAGAACGTCACTTGCTAATAAG AATATTCCCATGGCTGTTGACGACGGGGACGCAAAGCTCACGAAGAGTTTATTAGGGCAAGGGGCGGACATCAACACGATA ACTGATACCGGTGAATCCCTGCTGATGAGGGCGATTCGTCACAGACACTGGGAGGTGTGCGAACTACTCATAAACCAGGGAATTGATGTCGCCTACGTACTCGAG TTGAAGCACGAAACCTCGAACGGAAAATATGAAACAACGAGAGAGACCGCGAGGACGTACGCCCTCAGGTATCAGATGCCTGACGTCATACAGCTAATAGACAAGAAACTCGAAGAATACAAAGAACAG GGAATTACAGTTGACGACAGAAAAGAAGAACCGACGCGGGGAAATAAAGAA AAAATCATGAATGATAAGGAGCCGGGCACCCAGAAACAATCCCATACCTGCAGGGTTTTGTAG
- the LOC139143085 gene encoding ankyrin repeat, SAM and basic leucine zipper domain-containing protein 1-like isoform X2: MYSSRRRSFIVHRSRKATTDNKEQLNKTIILAVRSGDVKETEELINKGADIDITENGRNLLMLAISNEQKDVAKLLISRGINLNYRNNQPGDHDQYKSGLDLAEEKGWDDIYELIERTSLANKNIPMAVDDGDAKLTKSLLGQGADINTITDTGESLLMRAIRHRHWEVCELLINQGIDVAYVLELKHETSNGKYETTRETARTYALRYQMPDVIQLIDKKLEEYKEQGITVDDRKEEPTRGNKEKIMNDKEPGTQKQSHTCRVL, encoded by the exons TAGTTTCATTGTACACCGGTCACGAAAGGCAACAACTGACAACAAGGAGCAACTCAACAAG ACTATAATTTTAGCGGTACGAAGCGGAGATGTCAAAGAAACCGAGGAACTGATTAACAAGGGCGCTGATATCGATATCACTGAG aACGGCAGAAATCTGCTCATGCTTGCTATATCAAACGAACAGAAAGATGTTGCCAAACTATTGATATCAAGAGGGATTAATCTTAATTACAGAAACAATCAG CCAGGTGACCATGATCAGTACAAATCAGGCCTTGATTTGGCCGAGGAGAAGGGATGGGATGATATCTATGAGCTCATCGAAAGAACGTCACTTGCTAATAAG AATATTCCCATGGCTGTTGACGACGGGGACGCAAAGCTCACGAAGAGTTTATTAGGGCAAGGGGCGGACATCAACACGATA ACTGATACCGGTGAATCCCTGCTGATGAGGGCGATTCGTCACAGACACTGGGAGGTGTGCGAACTACTCATAAACCAGGGAATTGATGTCGCCTACGTACTCGAG TTGAAGCACGAAACCTCGAACGGAAAATATGAAACAACGAGAGAGACCGCGAGGACGTACGCCCTCAGGTATCAGATGCCTGACGTCATACAGCTAATAGACAAGAAACTCGAAGAATACAAAGAACAG GGAATTACAGTTGACGACAGAAAAGAAGAACCGACGCGGGGAAATAAAGAA AAAATCATGAATGATAAGGAGCCGGGCACCCAGAAACAATCCCATACCTGCAGGGTTTTGTAG